In Pseudomonas fluorescens, the following are encoded in one genomic region:
- a CDS encoding LysR family transcriptional regulator yields the protein MSRANLNDLQAFVVITREGSFTRAAAQLGVSQSALSHTMRALETRLGVRLLTRTTRSVSPTVAGQRLYQSMAPRFDEIELELAAVSEFRDTPAGNVRISASEHAANNILWPKLLKVLPDYPDIKVEITVDYALSDIVAQRYDAGVRLGDQVAKDMIAVPIGPALRIAVVGSPEYFKQRPFPHEPRDLATHNCINLRLPTHGSLMQWDFEKDGHELKARVEGQWTFNSSVPILRAAVAGCGLGFLPEDMVSRELADGSLVRVLEDWCQPFAGYHLYYPNRREHSSAFGVVVNALRYKR from the coding sequence ATGTCCCGCGCCAACCTCAACGATCTGCAAGCCTTCGTGGTCATTACCCGCGAAGGCAGCTTCACTCGCGCCGCCGCACAGCTGGGGGTCTCGCAGTCTGCGCTGAGCCACACCATGCGCGCGCTCGAAACCAGGCTCGGCGTTCGCCTGCTGACCCGGACCACGCGCAGCGTATCCCCTACCGTGGCCGGTCAACGGCTGTATCAGTCCATGGCGCCGCGCTTCGACGAAATTGAACTTGAACTGGCCGCGGTCAGCGAGTTTCGCGATACCCCGGCAGGTAACGTGCGGATTTCAGCTTCCGAACATGCGGCGAACAACATTCTTTGGCCCAAGCTGTTGAAGGTGCTTCCCGACTACCCGGACATCAAGGTCGAAATCACCGTCGACTATGCCCTCTCCGACATCGTCGCGCAGCGCTACGACGCAGGCGTGCGTCTGGGTGATCAGGTGGCCAAGGACATGATCGCCGTGCCGATCGGGCCAGCATTGCGCATAGCGGTAGTGGGGTCTCCCGAATACTTCAAACAACGACCGTTCCCGCATGAGCCAAGGGATTTGGCCACACATAATTGCATCAATTTGCGCCTGCCCACTCACGGGAGCCTGATGCAATGGGATTTTGAAAAGGACGGTCACGAACTCAAGGCACGTGTCGAAGGACAATGGACGTTCAACAGCAGCGTGCCGATCCTGCGCGCTGCCGTCGCGGGTTGTGGGCTGGGGTTCCTGCCAGAAGATATGGTGTCCAGGGAGCTTGCCGACGGTAGCCTTGTGCGGGTACTCGAAGATTGGTGCCAACCTTTTGCCGGTTACCACCTTTACTACCCCAATCGCCGTGAGCATTCTTCAGCGTTCGGCGTAGTGGTGAACGCGCTGCGTTATAAGCGTTGA
- a CDS encoding GNAT family N-acetyltransferase codes for MPVTPNQNSPVVLVLAQQSDLDNLVAIRIEAMRDSLERVGRFDPVRARERFLSGFEAHNTHYIEVSGERVGFVVVKHHHNELLLDHLYVRPSAQGSGIGSAVLTQIFKEADAAALPIKVGALKESASNRFYTRHGFQFVESNEFDNYYVRQSVPPVGPAC; via the coding sequence ATGCCCGTCACACCCAATCAAAATTCCCCAGTCGTTTTGGTCCTGGCTCAACAAAGCGACTTGGACAATCTTGTAGCCATTCGAATTGAGGCTATGCGCGACAGTCTGGAGCGTGTTGGGCGATTTGATCCAGTGCGTGCGCGCGAGCGGTTTCTTAGCGGTTTTGAAGCCCACAACACACACTACATCGAGGTATCTGGAGAGCGGGTTGGTTTTGTAGTGGTCAAGCATCACCACAATGAACTCTTGCTCGACCACTTGTATGTGAGACCGAGCGCGCAAGGATCAGGGATAGGCTCTGCTGTTCTCACACAGATTTTCAAAGAGGCGGATGCAGCTGCACTCCCTATTAAAGTTGGTGCTCTCAAAGAAAGCGCTTCGAATCGCTTTTATACCCGCCATGGCTTCCAATTCGTCGAAAGCAATGAATTCGACAATTATTATGTTCGTCAGAGCGTTCCGCCGGTTGGCCCAGCTTGCTAG
- a CDS encoding VOC family protein, giving the protein MELKFSHIDVLVKDLEEACAYYAQILNARISKTLVWERGGLHVRYAIALIGQERFMLVQPLAGNLRELLDSSGEGMIYRHCYSTPDIEKAYDELMVAGVQPEDENGKPMARANLQSPSGTRIIWLPKRFGHFSIEILEDKALEAFVEAAFA; this is encoded by the coding sequence ATGGAACTGAAGTTCAGTCACATCGATGTACTGGTCAAGGATCTCGAGGAAGCCTGTGCTTACTACGCACAGATACTGAACGCCAGGATCTCCAAAACGCTCGTCTGGGAACGAGGTGGTCTGCATGTGCGCTACGCGATTGCGCTGATCGGTCAAGAGCGTTTCATGTTGGTACAGCCGTTGGCAGGGAACCTGAGGGAGCTATTGGACTCCTCGGGCGAAGGGATGATTTATCGCCACTGCTATTCGACGCCGGACATCGAGAAGGCCTATGACGAACTGATGGTCGCCGGTGTTCAGCCAGAAGACGAAAACGGAAAGCCAATGGCCCGCGCGAACCTGCAATCCCCGTCCGGGACACGCATTATCTGGTTGCCCAAGCGCTTCGGGCACTTCTCTATCGAAATCCTGGAAGACAAGGCGCTAGAGGCGTTTGTAGAGGCTGCATTTGCCTGA
- a CDS encoding YdeI/OmpD-associated family protein: protein MTTIDVKSRFEAKLLRPAKPGNDTSWAFVVLPRDASEQLPRRGRTTVEGTINGHQFQATLEPDGQLSHWLQVSRELLEAAGAAVGDIVTLELIPVKKEPEPDIPPDFQEALAATPEARKVWNNTTTIARVDWIHWITSAKQLKTRAKRMGDACDMLASGKKQVCCFDQSGYYSKAFRAPEAENF from the coding sequence ATGACAACAATCGATGTGAAATCCCGATTCGAAGCAAAGCTTCTTCGTCCGGCAAAGCCTGGCAATGATACGTCGTGGGCGTTCGTAGTACTGCCAAGAGACGCGAGTGAACAGCTTCCGAGGCGAGGAAGGACGACAGTTGAAGGCACAATCAATGGGCACCAATTCCAGGCAACCCTTGAGCCGGATGGTCAGTTGAGCCATTGGCTGCAGGTAAGTAGAGAGTTACTCGAAGCCGCAGGCGCGGCCGTTGGGGATATCGTTACACTAGAGCTAATCCCTGTGAAGAAGGAACCCGAGCCTGACATCCCGCCAGATTTTCAGGAGGCACTGGCAGCCACTCCTGAGGCTCGTAAAGTTTGGAACAATACGACGACCATCGCACGAGTAGACTGGATACACTGGATTACTTCAGCCAAGCAACTTAAGACGCGCGCAAAACGAATGGGTGATGCCTGCGATATGCTTGCATCCGGCAAGAAGCAGGTTTGCTGTTTCGACCAGTCCGGCTACTACAGTAAGGCCTTCCGTGCACCCGAGGCAGAAAATTTTTAA
- the gabP gene encoding GABA permease — MISPNSKDSSGQLAQGFKPRHVTMLSIAGIIGAGLFVGSGHAIAAAGPAVLLAYLFSGLLVVLVMRMLGEMAVANPDTGSFSTYADQAIGRWAGFTIGWLYWWFWVLVIPIEALAAGHVLNQWFPQIDAWLFALVSIIALVITNLFSVSKYGEFEFWFAMAKVVAIIGFIGVGFAVLMGWVPDREVSGLSGLMAEHGGFAPNGLSAVVGAFITIMFSFIGTEAVTIAAAESDNPAQNIAKATRSVIWRIGVFYLLSIFVVISVVPWNDPLLAQVGSYQRALEIMNIPHAKFMVDVVVLIAVASCMNSSIYIASRMLYSLGRRGDAPKALKATSSEGVPRAAVIASTVLGAAITVWSYFMPAGLFDFLLASSGAIALLVYLAIAVSQLRMRRMLRRQNVELTFRMWLFPWLTWLVIAFIGAALAVMMITPEHRTEVSSTIGLALAISFIGLVTSRQPARDARATSVG, encoded by the coding sequence ATGATTAGCCCGAACTCCAAGGATTCGAGTGGCCAATTGGCGCAGGGCTTCAAGCCTCGTCACGTAACAATGCTGTCTATCGCCGGAATTATCGGCGCCGGTTTATTCGTTGGCTCAGGACATGCCATTGCAGCTGCTGGCCCAGCAGTCCTACTGGCGTACCTATTCTCAGGCCTGCTCGTCGTTCTGGTCATGCGCATGCTCGGTGAAATGGCGGTGGCCAACCCGGACACAGGCTCGTTCTCCACCTATGCCGACCAGGCAATAGGTCGTTGGGCAGGCTTCACCATCGGTTGGCTGTACTGGTGGTTCTGGGTGCTGGTGATTCCCATCGAGGCACTGGCGGCCGGCCATGTGTTGAACCAATGGTTTCCCCAGATCGATGCCTGGCTGTTCGCCCTGGTGTCGATCATTGCGTTGGTGATCACCAATTTGTTCAGTGTCTCCAAGTACGGTGAATTCGAGTTCTGGTTCGCCATGGCCAAGGTGGTGGCGATCATCGGTTTCATCGGCGTGGGTTTTGCCGTGCTGATGGGCTGGGTTCCCGATCGGGAAGTCAGCGGATTGAGCGGACTGATGGCCGAGCATGGCGGATTTGCCCCCAACGGCCTGTCGGCGGTAGTCGGCGCTTTCATCACCATCATGTTCAGCTTCATTGGTACTGAAGCGGTCACCATCGCCGCCGCCGAATCCGACAACCCGGCGCAGAATATTGCCAAAGCCACGCGTTCGGTGATTTGGCGCATAGGCGTGTTCTACCTGTTGTCGATTTTCGTGGTCATCTCCGTGGTGCCCTGGAACGATCCGCTACTGGCCCAGGTAGGTTCCTACCAGCGGGCACTGGAAATCATGAACATTCCCCACGCCAAGTTCATGGTGGACGTGGTGGTGCTGATCGCCGTGGCCAGTTGCATGAATTCCTCGATCTACATTGCCTCGCGCATGCTGTACTCGCTGGGCCGTCGTGGCGATGCGCCGAAGGCGCTGAAGGCGACCTCCTCCGAAGGCGTGCCACGGGCAGCAGTCATCGCCAGTACCGTGCTGGGCGCAGCGATCACCGTGTGGAGCTACTTCATGCCCGCCGGGCTGTTTGACTTCCTGTTGGCCAGCTCCGGCGCGATTGCCTTGCTGGTGTACCTGGCCATTGCAGTGTCGCAGCTGCGTATGCGCCGGATGCTACGTCGGCAGAATGTCGAACTGACCTTTCGTATGTGGCTATTCCCGTGGCTCACATGGCTGGTGATCGCGTTCATTGGCGCAGCGTTGGCGGTCATGATGATCACCCCGGAACACCGTACCGAAGTGAGCTCGACCATTGGCCTGGCGCTGGCGATTTCCTTTATTGGTCTTGTGACATCGCGTCAGCCTGCGCGGGATGCAAGGGCGACGTCGGTGGGATAA
- a CDS encoding GlxA family transcriptional regulator — protein sequence MTTMSSNSTVSDGTTQSVGFLLLDKFTLISLASAVEPLRMANQLSGRELYRWHTFSPDGEPVWASDGVPITPDASWNNPLVADTVIVCGGVGVQSVITREHITWLQALARQSRRLGGVCTGSWALAKAGLLDGYECSVHWEFLAAMQEAFPRVSISASLFTLDRNRFTSSGGTAPLDMMLHLIGRDHGRELSAAISEMFVYERIRNEQDHQRVPLRHVLGTHQPKLQEIVALMEANLEEPIDLDNLAEYVDLSRRQLERLFQKYLHCTPSRYYLRLRLIRARQLLKQTSLSIIELAYVCGFVSTPHFSKCYREYFGVPPSDERSSSELSRKPATLATTQQSSTRPLTALDQARNESTFASVRMIDRSDLAQSC from the coding sequence ATGACCACGATGTCATCGAACTCCACCGTGTCCGACGGTACGACTCAATCCGTTGGTTTTCTGCTGTTGGATAAATTCACGTTGATTTCCCTGGCGTCCGCCGTAGAGCCACTGCGCATGGCCAATCAGTTGTCGGGGCGAGAGCTATACCGCTGGCATACGTTCAGCCCCGATGGAGAGCCTGTCTGGGCCAGTGACGGTGTGCCGATCACTCCGGATGCTTCGTGGAACAATCCATTAGTGGCGGACACTGTAATCGTGTGCGGTGGTGTTGGAGTCCAGAGCGTGATTACCCGCGAGCACATTACCTGGCTGCAAGCCTTGGCGCGTCAATCCAGACGGTTGGGAGGTGTGTGCACCGGTAGCTGGGCGCTCGCAAAAGCCGGGCTGCTCGATGGCTACGAGTGCAGCGTGCATTGGGAATTTTTGGCCGCCATGCAGGAAGCTTTCCCGCGAGTCAGCATCAGCGCGAGTCTCTTCACCCTCGACCGAAACCGCTTCACAAGCTCCGGGGGAACAGCGCCGCTGGACATGATGTTGCACCTGATCGGTCGCGATCATGGTCGTGAATTATCCGCTGCCATCTCTGAGATGTTTGTTTACGAGCGCATACGCAACGAACAGGACCATCAGCGCGTTCCGCTCAGGCATGTGCTGGGAACTCATCAGCCTAAGCTGCAGGAGATCGTCGCGTTGATGGAGGCCAATCTCGAGGAACCGATCGACCTGGATAACCTTGCAGAATACGTTGATCTGTCACGTCGACAGCTAGAACGACTATTTCAGAAATACCTTCATTGTACGCCGTCACGCTACTACCTAAGGTTACGTCTTATTCGAGCGCGACAACTGCTTAAGCAAACATCATTGTCGATCATAGAGTTGGCGTATGTGTGCGGTTTCGTGTCCACACCACACTTTTCCAAATGCTATCGCGAGTACTTTGGTGTTCCACCAAGCGACGAACGTTCCAGCTCTGAATTGAGTCGCAAACCTGCAACGCTTGCGACTACGCAGCAATCATCGACCAGACCGCTGACAGCGCTCGACCAGGCACGAAACGAATCGACTTTTGCCAGTGTTCGGATGATTGATCGTTCTGACTTGGCGCAATCATGTTGA
- a CDS encoding Re/Si-specific NAD(P)(+) transhydrogenase subunit alpha encodes MHIGVPLETQTGETRVAATPETIKKLIGQGHKVTVQSGAGINASVVDSAYEAAGASIGSANDAFGAELILKVVAPSDSELALIKSGTVVVGMLNPFSNETIAKLAECGITAFALEAAPRTSRAQSLDVLSSQANIAGYKAVLLAAHYYPRFMPMLMTAAGTVKAARVLILGAGVAGLQAIATAKRLGAVIEASDVRPAVKEQIESLGAKFVDVPYETDEERECAVGVGGYARPMPASWMQRQAAAVHERAKQADIVITTALIPGRKAPTLLSAQTVAQMKPGSVVIDLAAAQGGNCPLTVADQVVIENGVTIVGPTNLASAVAADASALYARNLLDFMKLLFDKEGQLVINLEDDIVAACLMCRDGQIVRKNG; translated from the coding sequence GTGCATATTGGTGTTCCTCTCGAAACCCAGACCGGTGAAACACGGGTTGCTGCAACCCCGGAAACCATCAAGAAGCTGATCGGCCAGGGCCATAAGGTCACTGTACAAAGCGGCGCCGGTATTAATGCCAGCGTTGTCGACAGTGCCTATGAAGCGGCAGGCGCAAGCATTGGCAGCGCCAACGATGCGTTTGGTGCAGAGCTGATTTTGAAGGTGGTCGCTCCCAGCGACAGCGAGCTGGCGCTGATTAAAAGCGGCACCGTAGTGGTGGGCATGCTCAACCCGTTCAGCAACGAAACCATCGCCAAGCTGGCCGAATGCGGGATTACCGCCTTTGCCCTGGAAGCCGCGCCTCGTACCTCCCGCGCTCAGAGCCTGGACGTACTGTCGTCGCAAGCCAACATCGCCGGTTACAAGGCTGTGTTGCTGGCCGCTCACTACTATCCGCGTTTCATGCCGATGCTGATGACCGCTGCGGGCACTGTGAAAGCGGCGCGCGTGCTAATCCTCGGTGCCGGCGTGGCCGGTTTGCAGGCCATCGCTACCGCGAAACGCCTGGGGGCGGTGATCGAAGCGTCTGACGTGCGTCCTGCGGTAAAAGAGCAGATCGAATCCCTCGGCGCCAAGTTCGTCGACGTGCCTTACGAGACCGACGAAGAGCGTGAATGCGCCGTCGGTGTCGGCGGTTACGCCCGTCCGATGCCGGCCAGCTGGATGCAGCGCCAGGCCGCCGCGGTGCACGAACGCGCCAAGCAGGCTGACATCGTTATCACCACCGCGCTGATTCCCGGCCGCAAGGCACCAACCCTGTTGAGCGCGCAAACCGTGGCCCAGATGAAACCGGGTTCGGTGGTCATCGACCTGGCGGCGGCCCAGGGCGGCAACTGCCCGCTGACCGTGGCCGATCAGGTGGTTATCGAAAATGGCGTGACCATCGTTGGCCCGACCAACCTGGCCAGCGCCGTGGCGGCTGACGCTTCGGCGCTGTACGCCCGCAACCTGCTGGACTTCATGAAACTGTTGTTCGATAAAGAAGGACAACTGGTGATCAACCTTGAAGACGATATCGTCGCCGCGTGCCTGATGTGCCGCGACGGCCAGATCGTGCGCAAGAACGGCTGA
- a CDS encoding NAD(P) transhydrogenase subunit alpha produces MEDMLISDGIYNLIIFVLAIYVGYHVVWNVTPALHTPLMAVTNAISAIVIVGAMLAAALTVTPLGKTMGTLAVALAAVNVFGGFLVTRRMLEMFKKKAPAAKAPAAKAAAAKAEVQQA; encoded by the coding sequence ATGGAAGACATGCTGATCTCTGACGGTATCTACAACCTGATCATCTTCGTGCTGGCTATCTATGTCGGTTACCACGTGGTCTGGAACGTGACCCCTGCACTGCACACGCCACTGATGGCCGTCACCAACGCCATCTCGGCCATCGTGATCGTCGGTGCCATGCTGGCAGCGGCTTTGACCGTGACCCCGCTGGGCAAGACCATGGGCACCCTGGCCGTGGCCCTGGCCGCGGTCAACGTGTTTGGGGGCTTCCTGGTGACCCGGCGCATGCTGGAAATGTTCAAGAAAAAAGCGCCTGCGGCAAAAGCTCCGGCAGCCAAAGCCGCAGCAGCCAAGGCTGAGGTGCAGCAAGCATGA
- a CDS encoding NAD(P)(+) transhydrogenase (Re/Si-specific) subunit beta — MSMNLVTSLYLIASVCFIQALKGLSHPTTSRRGNLFGMLGMGLAILTTVGLIYKLGAELAHDGIVYVIVGLLIGGTAGSIMAKRVEMTKMPELVAFMHSMIGLAAVFIAVAAVVEPQSLGIVKQLGDAIPAGNRLELFLGAAIGAITFSGSVIAFGKLSGGSFFMKQKFRLFQGAPVQFSGQHKLNLLLGLATLGLGVTFMLTGDYTAFAVMLALAFVLGVLIIIPIGGADMPVVVSMLNSYSGWAAAGIGFSLNNSMLIIAGSLVGSSGAILSYIMCKAMNRSFFNVLLGGFGNTADAAGPAGSKEARPVKSGSADDATFLLTNADTVIIVPGYGLAVARAQHALKELTEKLTHRGVTVKYAIHPVAGRMPGHMNVLLAEAEVPYDQVFEMDDINSEFGQADVVLVLGANDVVNPAAKNDPKSPIAGMPILEAFKAKTIIVNKRSMASGYAGLDNELFYLDKTMMVFGDAKKVIEDMVKAVE, encoded by the coding sequence ATGAGCATGAACCTGGTTACTTCCCTGTATTTGATCGCCTCGGTCTGCTTCATCCAGGCGCTCAAGGGCCTCTCGCATCCCACCACGTCGCGTCGTGGCAACCTGTTCGGCATGCTCGGCATGGGCCTGGCGATCCTCACCACGGTCGGCCTGATCTACAAGCTCGGCGCCGAACTTGCACATGACGGGATCGTCTACGTGATCGTCGGCCTGCTGATCGGCGGCACTGCCGGGTCGATCATGGCCAAACGCGTTGAAATGACCAAGATGCCGGAGCTGGTCGCCTTCATGCACAGCATGATCGGCCTGGCGGCGGTGTTCATCGCCGTGGCTGCCGTGGTCGAGCCGCAGTCGCTGGGCATCGTCAAGCAACTCGGTGACGCGATCCCGGCCGGTAACCGCCTGGAACTGTTCCTCGGTGCCGCCATCGGTGCAATCACCTTCTCCGGCTCGGTCATTGCCTTCGGCAAGCTGTCGGGCGGCTCTTTTTTCATGAAGCAGAAGTTCCGCCTGTTCCAGGGTGCACCGGTACAGTTCAGTGGCCAGCACAAGCTGAACCTGCTGCTGGGCCTGGCCACACTGGGCCTGGGCGTGACCTTCATGCTCACCGGCGACTACACCGCTTTCGCCGTGATGCTGGCCCTGGCCTTCGTGCTCGGCGTGCTGATCATCATCCCGATCGGCGGCGCGGACATGCCAGTGGTCGTGTCGATGCTCAACAGCTACTCCGGCTGGGCAGCGGCGGGTATCGGCTTCTCGCTGAACAACTCGATGCTGATCATCGCCGGCTCGCTGGTGGGTTCGTCCGGCGCAATCCTCTCGTACATCATGTGCAAGGCGATGAACCGTTCCTTCTTTAACGTGCTGCTCGGTGGCTTCGGCAATACGGCGGATGCGGCCGGCCCGGCGGGTTCGAAAGAAGCCCGTCCGGTGAAATCCGGTTCGGCTGACGACGCGACCTTCCTGCTGACCAACGCCGACACCGTGATCATCGTGCCGGGCTACGGCCTGGCGGTAGCGCGGGCACAGCATGCGCTGAAGGAACTGACCGAGAAACTGACCCATCGCGGCGTGACCGTGAAGTATGCGATCCACCCGGTTGCCGGTCGTATGCCTGGCCACATGAACGTGCTGCTGGCCGAGGCCGAAGTGCCTTACGACCAGGTGTTCGAGATGGACGACATCAACTCCGAGTTCGGCCAGGCCGACGTGGTGCTGGTGCTGGGCGCCAACGACGTGGTCAACCCGGCCGCGAAGAACGATCCGAAATCGCCGATTGCCGGCATGCCGATCCTCGAAGCGTTCAAGGCCAAGACCATCATCGTCAACAAGCGCTCGATGGCCAGCGGCTACGCCGGCCTGGACAACGAACTGTTCTACCTGGACAAGACCATGATGGTGTTCGGCGACGCTAAAAAGGTCATCGAAGACATGGTCAAAGCCGTCGAGTAA
- a CDS encoding GlxA family transcriptional regulator — MTSFNSGAQPQNRAPQSIGFLLLDNFTLISLASAVEPLRMANQLSGRELYRWTTLTVDGGQVWASDGLQITPDASMHKAPPMDTIIVCGGVGIQRTVTREHVSWLQSQARKACRLGAVCTGSWALACAGLLDGFDCSVHWECLAAMQEAFPRIVMSTRLFTLDRNRFTSSGGTAPLDMMLHLISRDHGRELSAAISEMFVYERIRNEQDHQRVPLKHMLGTNQPKLQEIVALMEANLEEPIDLDELAVYVDVSRRQLERLFQKYLHCSPSRYYLKLRLVRARQLLKQTPMSIIEVASICGFVSTPHFSKCYREYFGIPPRDERVGSNTAQQVAMIPLPPALVLSPLAGSMSALSQARNESTFASVRL, encoded by the coding sequence ATGACGTCGTTCAACTCCGGGGCCCAACCCCAGAACCGTGCGCCTCAATCCATCGGCTTTCTGCTGCTGGACAATTTCACGCTGATTTCTCTGGCGTCCGCTGTAGAACCGCTGCGGATGGCCAACCAGTTGTCCGGTCGCGAGCTGTATCGCTGGACCACCCTCACCGTTGATGGCGGCCAGGTCTGGGCCAGTGATGGCCTGCAAATCACCCCTGACGCCTCCATGCACAAAGCCCCACCAATGGACACGATCATCGTTTGCGGTGGCGTCGGCATTCAGCGCACGGTTACCCGTGAACACGTGTCCTGGTTGCAAAGCCAAGCCCGTAAGGCCTGCCGCCTCGGCGCGGTGTGCACCGGCAGCTGGGCCCTGGCCTGCGCCGGCCTGCTCGATGGTTTCGATTGCAGCGTGCACTGGGAGTGCCTGGCGGCGATGCAGGAAGCTTTCCCGCGGATCGTAATGAGTACCCGTTTGTTCACCCTCGACCGTAACCGCTTCACCAGCTCCGGCGGCACCGCGCCGCTGGACATGATGCTGCACCTGATCAGCCGTGATCACGGGCGTGAACTGTCCGCCGCGATCTCGGAAATGTTTGTCTACGAGCGCATCCGCAACGAACAGGATCACCAGCGCGTGCCGCTCAAGCACATGCTCGGCACCAACCAGCCGAAGTTGCAGGAAATCGTCGCGCTGATGGAGGCCAACCTTGAAGAACCGATCGACCTTGACGAATTGGCGGTGTATGTCGACGTGTCCCGTCGTCAGCTGGAGCGGCTGTTCCAGAAGTACCTGCACTGCTCGCCGTCGCGTTACTACCTGAAACTGCGTCTGGTCCGTGCGCGCCAGTTGCTCAAGCAAACGCCGATGTCGATCATCGAAGTGGCTTCGATCTGTGGCTTCGTGTCCACGCCGCACTTCTCCAAGTGCTACCGCGAATACTTCGGTATCCCGCCGCGTGACGAGCGCGTCGGTTCCAATACCGCGCAGCAGGTGGCGATGATACCGCTGCCGCCAGCATTGGTGCTCTCGCCGTTGGCCGGTTCGATGTCAGCTTTGAGCCAGGCACGTAACGAGTCAACTTTTGCCAGCGTTCGTCTATAA